The Hymenobacter monticola genome has a window encoding:
- a CDS encoding Crp/Fnr family transcriptional regulator: MSPNLTLSEILLATYPLPPASLDKLLALAEYVELPKGSVLFRDDALAHHVYVVQRGLARVYARRADREVTFWFSEEGSVLASIRGYTEQAVSYETIELLEDSGLFRLNMRALHALYREDIHLANWGRALVERVWQQTEQQLIARQFRTAEERYADLLAQQPHLLHRVALGHLASYLGITQVTLSRVRAKLK, translated from the coding sequence ATGTCCCCCAACCTGACCCTTTCCGAGATTCTGCTGGCCACGTACCCGTTGCCGCCCGCTTCGCTGGATAAGCTGCTGGCGCTGGCCGAATACGTGGAGCTGCCGAAGGGGTCCGTCTTGTTTCGGGACGACGCGCTGGCGCACCACGTGTATGTGGTGCAGCGGGGCCTGGCGCGGGTGTATGCCCGCCGAGCGGACCGGGAGGTCACGTTTTGGTTTTCCGAAGAGGGGTCTGTGTTGGCTTCGATTCGGGGATATACCGAGCAGGCCGTGAGCTACGAGACGATAGAACTGCTAGAAGACAGCGGCCTGTTTCGCCTCAACATGCGGGCGCTGCACGCCTTGTACCGGGAGGACATCCACTTGGCCAACTGGGGGCGGGCGCTGGTCGAGCGCGTGTGGCAGCAAACCGAGCAGCAACTGATTGCCCGGCAGTTTCGCACCGCCGAGGAACGCTACGCCGACCTGCTGGCCCAGCAGCCTCACCTGCTGCACCGCGTGGCGCTGGGGCACCTGGCGTCGTATTTGGGCATTACCCAAGTCACGCTGAGCCGCGTGCGCGCCAAACTCAAGTAG
- a CDS encoding tetratricopeptide repeat protein encodes MTYMKKSILAAWCCLVFTSCSSNGPSQEEYQQLKKENEVLTQQLDQCQNGSAHLLEGARILLKRRDFPNALSTLQDLLRRHPDSEEAKEARKLVETTKVAAKKATAAEEAKADKLAVLGEKKKAERSRIEAKYLAIINTFQGETFDATAFQERMKREGFKQIGGDYSNNFDGRYKGHSVVIKYGGATASSNGWVQNWTVTVE; translated from the coding sequence TTGACCTATATGAAAAAAAGTATACTCGCAGCTTGGTGCTGCTTGGTGTTCACGTCGTGTAGCAGCAATGGCCCAAGCCAAGAAGAATACCAGCAGTTAAAGAAAGAGAACGAGGTTCTCACGCAACAGCTAGACCAGTGCCAAAACGGCTCGGCTCACTTGCTGGAAGGAGCCCGCATTTTGTTGAAGCGTCGGGACTTCCCGAATGCCTTGTCCACGCTACAGGATTTGCTGCGGCGGCATCCTGATTCGGAAGAAGCCAAAGAAGCGCGGAAACTGGTGGAAACGACTAAAGTAGCGGCCAAAAAAGCTACCGCAGCTGAAGAAGCCAAAGCCGATAAGCTGGCTGTACTCGGGGAGAAAAAGAAAGCGGAGCGCAGCCGAATAGAAGCCAAGTATCTGGCCATTATCAACACCTTTCAGGGGGAGACATTTGATGCGACGGCCTTTCAGGAGCGTATGAAAAGGGAGGGGTTTAAGCAAATTGGCGGCGACTATTCCAACAATTTCGATGGCCGATACAAAGGCCACTCAGTGGTCATCAAATATGGCGGTGCTACAGCTTCATCCAACGGCTGGGTTCAAAACTGGACAGTTACAGTAGAGTAA
- a CDS encoding DMT family transporter, whose amino-acid sequence MPKKPLFLGLLILGTAFWGISYSVVKTGVGYADPYSFQTYKFLMAAAAVALLFPRQFAHLRWRTVGWGLLLALPQFLGSTLQTIGLQTTSAANGAFLTGLSVLLVPLGKALLYRQSVAPKMWAACGLALVGLYVVAVPGGWHLHAGDGWILACAVAFAGYVLLGGRTAREPHLMAMLVVQLLGCAGLARLSGWGAGYALAVPTAGAFWQAVGFTALLATAYGYGVQHYAQQYLSEEKVALTHLGEPLFAALAGAVLLHEALTPRTVLGGLLIFGAMVLAEVQLRGWGRRPKPAKAPVPPLPNSTLPSLP is encoded by the coding sequence ATGCCAAAGAAACCGCTTTTTCTGGGCCTGCTGATTCTGGGCACGGCTTTTTGGGGCATTTCCTATTCGGTGGTGAAGACCGGCGTAGGCTACGCCGACCCCTACAGCTTTCAGACCTATAAATTTTTGATGGCCGCGGCGGCCGTGGCCCTGCTGTTTCCCCGCCAATTCGCCCACCTGAGGTGGCGCACGGTGGGCTGGGGACTGCTGCTGGCCCTGCCACAGTTCCTGGGCAGCACCCTGCAAACCATCGGCCTGCAAACCACCAGCGCCGCCAATGGGGCTTTTCTCACCGGGCTCAGCGTGTTGCTGGTGCCGCTGGGCAAGGCCCTGCTCTACCGCCAATCCGTGGCGCCTAAGATGTGGGCAGCGTGCGGGCTGGCCCTGGTTGGCCTCTACGTGGTGGCCGTGCCGGGGGGCTGGCACCTGCACGCGGGAGATGGCTGGATACTCGCCTGCGCCGTGGCCTTTGCCGGCTACGTGTTGCTGGGCGGGCGGACGGCCCGGGAGCCGCACTTGATGGCGATGCTGGTGGTGCAGCTGCTGGGCTGCGCAGGGCTGGCCCGGCTCTCGGGCTGGGGCGCGGGCTACGCGCTGGCCGTGCCCACGGCCGGCGCGTTCTGGCAGGCCGTTGGTTTTACGGCGCTGCTGGCCACGGCCTACGGGTACGGGGTGCAGCACTATGCCCAGCAATACCTGAGCGAAGAAAAAGTGGCCCTCACCCACTTAGGCGAACCCCTTTTCGCGGCCCTCGCGGGGGCCGTGTTGCTGCACGAGGCGCTTACGCCCCGCACGGTACTGGGGGGACTGCTTATTTTCGGGGCGATGGTGCTGGCGGAGGTACAGCTGCGCGGCTGGGGGCGCCGCCCGAAGCCAGCCAAAGCGCCCGTTCCGCCCCTTCCGAATTCTACCCTACCCTCCTTACCGTAA
- a CDS encoding DMT family transporter yields the protein MQWLLLILAGLAEVAFAFCLGKAKLAIGAEAVGWYAAFGGCAVLSFYLLNLSLVQIPLGTAYAVWTGIGAVGTAVVGVVAFGDQLTGPRLFFLTTLIGSVLGLKAVAH from the coding sequence ATGCAGTGGTTGTTATTGATATTGGCCGGGTTAGCCGAAGTCGCGTTTGCCTTTTGTCTCGGCAAGGCGAAGCTGGCTATTGGAGCCGAAGCGGTCGGGTGGTACGCCGCCTTTGGGGGGTGTGCGGTTCTGAGCTTTTACTTGCTCAACCTGAGCCTAGTGCAGATACCCTTGGGCACGGCTTACGCTGTCTGGACCGGCATCGGGGCGGTGGGTACGGCGGTGGTTGGTGTCGTGGCCTTCGGGGACCAGCTGACCGGGCCGCGCCTGTTTTTCCTCACCACCCTGATTGGGTCGGTGTTGGGCCTGAAAGCTGTAGCGCATTAG
- a CDS encoding ArdC family protein, which produces MKAATTFAPRTDVQEIITNRIILALENGVTPWKKPWNAAHGAPRNYRSKHVYTGVNALLLGMLDYEQPYYLTYKQAQELGGQVRRGEKGMPVVFWKVSKKEDAKGKEKKVAFLQYSTVFNVAQIDGVAWNFPELPSREHTPQQAAEQIIAGYAGGPRIQHKGSEAYYRTSTDTVTMPEASTFHTAEDYYLTTFHELVHSTGHSKRLDRATLTEKASFGSPTYAKEELVAELGAAFLSNTAGLDLSVTENNTAAYIESWLQALRNDKTLIISAASQAQKALNHILGIVPSYEASEADSE; this is translated from the coding sequence ATGAAAGCTGCAACCACCTTCGCCCCCCGCACCGACGTTCAGGAGATTATCACGAACCGCATTATTTTGGCCCTGGAAAACGGTGTTACGCCGTGGAAAAAGCCGTGGAACGCGGCCCACGGCGCGCCGAGAAACTACCGCAGCAAGCACGTATATACCGGCGTTAATGCCCTTTTGCTTGGAATGCTAGACTACGAGCAGCCGTACTACCTGACCTATAAGCAGGCCCAGGAATTAGGCGGGCAGGTGCGCCGAGGTGAGAAGGGCATGCCCGTCGTTTTCTGGAAGGTGAGCAAGAAAGAAGACGCCAAAGGCAAGGAGAAGAAAGTAGCTTTCCTGCAGTATTCCACCGTCTTTAATGTCGCGCAGATTGACGGAGTAGCATGGAACTTCCCCGAACTGCCCAGCAGGGAGCACACTCCCCAGCAGGCCGCAGAGCAGATAATTGCCGGATATGCCGGTGGCCCCCGCATTCAGCATAAAGGCAGCGAAGCGTACTACCGCACGAGCACCGACACCGTGACGATGCCCGAGGCCAGCACCTTTCACACAGCCGAGGATTATTACCTTACCACCTTTCACGAGCTGGTCCACAGCACCGGCCACAGCAAGCGCCTCGACCGGGCGACGCTGACCGAAAAAGCTTCTTTTGGTAGCCCGACCTATGCCAAGGAAGAACTGGTGGCCGAATTGGGAGCCGCATTCCTGAGCAACACCGCAGGACTCGACCTGAGCGTGACCGAGAATAACACCGCCGCCTATATAGAAAGCTGGTTGCAGGCCCTACGCAACGATAAGACGTTGATTATATCGGCCGCCAGCCAAGCACAGAAAGCCCTTAACCACATTCTAGGTATTGTGCCCAGCTACGAAGCCAGCGAGGCCGACAGCGAGTAG
- a CDS encoding replication initiation protein translates to MSTTAAETVASVQVRQHNAITNARYEMSACEMDIVFALLSKLSSNDKPGTMYLVRVRELEHLTGRQWNYKQLLDSTEQLNSRIYHIEDKAKVLQISLLASAEYLKGKGVIELEISEKMRPYLIDLKSNFTSYHLQAALSLTSKFAKRIYQLVSQWKDVGHTKTYTLDEFKYMLNLKDPKGKEPEQYVAIANFQRDVLKVAINQINEHTDLRVSYELLKSSRAYDRIKFYVNAQEPKQLLIPFELPADDAKAQMASKHLESLGIVEPKLVQEILQSPKHTEALFGFIYKLKTDKIKADKNPGGLFLKMQGLR, encoded by the coding sequence ATGTCTACCACTGCTGCTGAAACTGTTGCCTCTGTCCAGGTGCGACAACATAACGCCATCACCAACGCACGCTATGAAATGAGCGCTTGCGAGATGGACATTGTCTTTGCCTTGCTCTCCAAACTAAGCAGCAACGATAAGCCCGGCACTATGTACTTGGTACGGGTTCGGGAGCTGGAGCATTTGACTGGACGCCAGTGGAACTACAAGCAACTGCTTGATTCGACTGAGCAGCTCAACAGCCGCATCTACCATATCGAGGATAAGGCCAAAGTGCTACAAATAAGTCTACTGGCTTCGGCCGAGTACTTGAAAGGCAAAGGGGTGATTGAGCTGGAAATCTCGGAGAAGATGCGCCCCTACCTCATCGACCTGAAAAGCAACTTCACTAGCTACCACCTGCAAGCGGCCTTGAGCCTGACGAGCAAATTTGCGAAGCGTATCTACCAGCTGGTTTCGCAATGGAAAGACGTCGGGCACACGAAAACCTACACTCTGGATGAGTTTAAGTACATGCTCAACCTGAAGGACCCGAAAGGAAAAGAGCCGGAACAATACGTGGCGATAGCCAACTTCCAGCGTGATGTGCTGAAGGTGGCCATCAATCAAATAAACGAGCACACCGATTTACGGGTCAGCTACGAGCTGCTGAAGTCGAGCCGTGCATATGACCGGATTAAGTTCTACGTCAACGCACAAGAGCCCAAGCAACTGCTGATACCCTTTGAGTTGCCGGCCGATGATGCCAAAGCCCAAATGGCCAGCAAGCACCTAGAGTCGTTGGGCATTGTCGAGCCCAAATTGGTGCAGGAGATTTTGCAGAGCCCCAAGCATACAGAAGCCCTTTTCGGCTTCATTTACAAGCTCAAAACCGACAAAATCAAGGCCGACAAGAACCCTGGGGGGCTTTTCCTGAAAATGCAAGGGCTTCGCTAA
- a CDS encoding GNAT family N-acetyltransferase yields MPTSLFRVDLATAADIPALLPLMEGLADFEHYRDTFAITPEILYQQGFAQQPPDFYCLVARHVEGQLGGMLVYYFLPFTASAKPTLFIKELFVDEAYRGHRLGEELMRAAAHAAVTHGCGAIRWAVAAWNEAGRRFYERLGAQANPVWVDYSLSGDALVSLANTPSRS; encoded by the coding sequence ATGCCTACTTCCCTTTTCCGCGTGGACTTAGCCACGGCCGCCGACATTCCCGCCCTCTTACCGCTGATGGAGGGACTAGCCGACTTTGAGCACTACCGCGACACCTTCGCCATCACGCCTGAAATACTCTACCAGCAGGGTTTTGCCCAGCAGCCGCCCGATTTCTACTGCCTGGTGGCCCGGCACGTAGAGGGGCAACTGGGGGGAATGCTGGTGTATTACTTCCTTCCCTTTACGGCCAGCGCCAAGCCGACCCTCTTCATCAAAGAGCTATTCGTGGACGAAGCCTATCGAGGCCATCGATTGGGCGAGGAATTAATGCGTGCCGCGGCGCACGCCGCCGTAACGCACGGCTGCGGCGCGATACGCTGGGCCGTGGCGGCCTGGAACGAAGCCGGACGACGCTTCTATGAGCGCTTAGGTGCGCAGGCCAACCCCGTCTGGGTGGACTATAGCCTCAGTGGCGACGCTTTAGTGTCCCTCGCCAATACGCCATCCCGTAGCTAG
- a CDS encoding toprim domain-containing protein — MDHALTFQKIKEQVELPELLTHFGYNLKKGEDLGKGKWHVFEGDDTLVVFKGRGNDWMYFNSHDDRDKGSVIDWMKNRVNSGRIVGIEQQPGRNVWQTVNDHFRAYLNLPEDQRPKLELPPISETAPGEKFQSIYTKDCRPLENTTYLESRGITKSTIETPQFAGRILNQFHTVQKEGMPAKTFVNTAFPAYHEGRVVGLELKGEGYKGQAPESEFSRSLWLSKLPEGRPAAHMVVAESALDALSYAQMHPGEKALYASTAGVLTQNKIFEMKRLLNEERICTVKAAFDNDTQGHHYDTRLLAGFASEQNPMKVVREHKHLLTVEVTAINPAGVQALTNHLKAYNDQTARQYGQQSGETNTQAVSQTLRDELISSTKLGPHTYQFHVPMNREALGAFNQGMTQSLTFDHKIEIVKSRGKDWNQDLKESQMQQVVKRELGSVQHKPEPPAQEARRRGPKL, encoded by the coding sequence ATGGACCACGCCCTGACTTTCCAGAAGATAAAGGAGCAAGTAGAACTCCCCGAACTGCTGACCCACTTCGGCTACAACCTTAAAAAAGGGGAGGACTTAGGCAAAGGCAAGTGGCATGTTTTCGAGGGAGATGATACGCTCGTCGTGTTCAAGGGGCGCGGGAACGATTGGATGTACTTCAACAGCCACGACGACCGCGACAAGGGAAGCGTCATCGACTGGATGAAAAACCGGGTGAACTCCGGCCGCATCGTCGGCATCGAGCAGCAGCCGGGTCGCAACGTGTGGCAAACCGTGAACGACCACTTCCGGGCTTACCTGAACTTGCCCGAGGACCAGCGTCCTAAGCTGGAATTGCCTCCCATCAGCGAGACTGCGCCCGGTGAGAAGTTCCAAAGCATCTACACCAAGGACTGCCGGCCGCTGGAAAATACCACCTACCTGGAAAGCCGGGGTATTACCAAAAGCACGATAGAAACCCCGCAGTTCGCTGGCCGCATCCTTAACCAGTTCCATACCGTGCAGAAGGAGGGGATGCCGGCCAAGACTTTTGTGAATACTGCCTTCCCAGCATACCATGAAGGGCGCGTAGTGGGCCTGGAGCTAAAAGGGGAGGGCTATAAGGGCCAGGCCCCGGAAAGCGAGTTTTCCCGCTCTTTGTGGCTAAGTAAGCTACCCGAGGGCCGGCCTGCTGCTCACATGGTAGTGGCAGAATCGGCACTCGATGCGCTTTCCTACGCGCAGATGCACCCTGGCGAAAAGGCCCTGTATGCGTCCACAGCCGGCGTACTTACTCAAAACAAGATTTTTGAGATGAAGCGCTTGCTCAACGAGGAACGCATCTGTACAGTCAAGGCCGCTTTTGATAACGATACCCAGGGCCACCACTACGACACGCGCCTACTCGCGGGCTTTGCAAGTGAGCAAAATCCGATGAAAGTTGTTCGGGAGCATAAGCATCTGCTAACCGTCGAAGTCACGGCCATCAACCCGGCCGGGGTGCAGGCGCTGACGAATCACCTCAAGGCGTACAATGACCAGACCGCCCGCCAGTACGGCCAGCAGAGCGGCGAAACGAACACGCAAGCCGTCAGTCAGACCCTGCGCGACGAGCTGATTAGCTCGACCAAGCTAGGACCTCATACCTACCAGTTCCACGTTCCCATGAACCGCGAGGCGTTGGGGGCCTTCAATCAGGGCATGACGCAGAGTCTGACTTTCGACCATAAGATTGAAATCGTCAAGTCGCGGGGCAAGGATTGGAACCAGGACCTGAAGGAGAGCCAGATGCAGCAGGTGGTAAAGCGAGAGCTGGGCTCGGTGCAGCATAAACCCGAGCCGCCTGCCCAGGAAGCACGGAGGCGCGGTCCTAAGCTTTGA
- a CDS encoding sigma-70 family RNA polymerase sigma factor, whose amino-acid sequence MRQLKISKQITNRESQSLDKYLQEISKVSMVSIDEEVELAQRIREGDQMALEKLTKANLRFVVSVSKQYQNQGLTLGDLINEGNLGLIKAAKRFDETKGFKFISYAVWWIRQSILQALAEQSRIVRLPLNRVGSLNKISRSFSELEQKFEREPSPDEIAELLELSTSEVVDTLKISGRHVSMDAPFVQGEENRLLDVMANKDTESPDAGLLNDSLRREVQRALSTLTLREADVVTLHFGLNGHAAQTLEEIGEQFSLTRERVRQIKEKAIRRLKHTTRSKALKPYLG is encoded by the coding sequence ATGAGACAGCTTAAAATCAGCAAACAGATTACCAACCGCGAAAGCCAGTCCCTGGACAAGTACCTGCAGGAGATTAGCAAAGTGAGCATGGTGTCGATAGACGAGGAAGTAGAGTTGGCCCAGCGCATTCGCGAAGGTGACCAAATGGCCCTCGAAAAGCTGACCAAAGCCAACCTGCGCTTTGTAGTATCGGTGTCCAAGCAGTACCAAAACCAGGGCCTGACCCTGGGCGACCTCATCAACGAAGGCAACCTGGGGCTGATTAAAGCAGCCAAGCGCTTCGATGAGACAAAGGGGTTTAAGTTCATTTCGTATGCCGTATGGTGGATTCGCCAGAGCATCCTGCAGGCCCTGGCCGAGCAGAGCCGCATCGTGCGCCTGCCCCTGAACCGGGTGGGCTCGCTGAATAAAATCAGCCGCTCGTTCTCGGAGTTGGAGCAAAAGTTTGAGCGTGAACCCTCACCCGACGAGATTGCGGAGCTGCTGGAGCTGAGCACTTCCGAGGTGGTGGACACGTTGAAAATCTCGGGCCGCCACGTCTCAATGGATGCGCCCTTCGTGCAGGGTGAGGAAAACCGGCTCCTCGATGTGATGGCGAATAAGGACACGGAAAGTCCCGATGCCGGCTTGCTGAACGACTCCCTGCGCCGGGAGGTCCAGCGCGCGCTCTCGACCCTGACCCTGCGCGAGGCGGACGTCGTCACGCTGCACTTCGGGCTGAATGGTCACGCGGCGCAGACGCTGGAAGAGATTGGTGAGCAGTTCAGCCTGACCCGGGAGCGGGTGCGGCAGATAAAGGAAAAGGCTATTCGCCGCCTCAAGCACACCACGCGCTCGAAGGCATTGAAACCGTACCTGGGCTAG
- a CDS encoding trypsin-like serine peptidase, translated as MRRFLLTGCIHILALSQAHLASAQSPQQKLQQNVASIYFKKGLKWASATAFILDNGVLVTCAHNLRWLGGNVTRLEITLRDSVPGAKVERLNLPADYINRNTVTNADFIYLQGRRHRNARAKYDYAFIKLSDAMMQPLRAGLTAVTVADKLPVLTDTLYSLGYPMGILTYQAFGPGKWALAQERVEAPTAPPTRVWYSTAKSKVGASGSPLFQVQGGVITLVGVHTDGAEEKPYSPGDETTGVASWSKFYEAYKAALLKTGQ; from the coding sequence ATGCGCCGTTTCCTGTTGACCGGATGTATTCACATCCTCGCCCTGAGCCAAGCTCATCTGGCTTCTGCACAATCCCCTCAGCAAAAGTTGCAGCAGAACGTGGCCAGTATTTACTTCAAAAAGGGTCTTAAATGGGCCTCAGCAACAGCGTTTATCTTAGACAACGGCGTCCTAGTGACTTGTGCGCATAATCTTCGCTGGTTAGGCGGGAATGTGACAAGATTGGAAATAACCTTGCGTGACTCTGTGCCGGGTGCCAAGGTCGAACGCCTGAACCTGCCGGCAGACTACATCAACCGCAACACGGTAACAAACGCCGACTTTATTTACCTGCAGGGCCGGCGTCACCGAAATGCCCGGGCGAAGTACGATTATGCATTCATCAAATTGAGTGATGCGATGATGCAGCCCTTGCGTGCAGGCTTAACGGCAGTCACGGTAGCCGATAAACTGCCCGTGTTAACCGATACCCTGTACTCGCTGGGCTACCCAATGGGGATACTCACCTATCAGGCCTTTGGCCCGGGCAAGTGGGCCTTGGCACAGGAGCGAGTTGAGGCACCGACTGCCCCACCCACCCGGGTGTGGTATAGCACAGCGAAATCAAAGGTTGGTGCAAGCGGTAGCCCGCTCTTTCAAGTCCAGGGTGGGGTCATTACCCTAGTTGGAGTCCACACCGATGGGGCGGAGGAGAAACCATATTCGCCAGGGGATGAGACCACCGGTGTGGCCAGTTGGAGTAAGTTCTACGAGGCGTATAAGGCGGCCTTGCTAAAAACAGGGCAATAA
- a CDS encoding GNAT family N-acetyltransferase — translation MEPITLRQATPADVSQLQHIGRQTFFETFAASNSEENMRAYLEEGFAAEKLTAELQEPHSSFYFAEQAGRVIGYLKVNTGPAQTEQHAPNALELERIYVLQEFHGQRVGQLLYEQALHLATQARAECLWLGVWEENPRAIRFYEKNGFVAFDKHVFKLGDDEQTDIMMKLPLPHNG, via the coding sequence ATGGAACCCATCACCCTCCGTCAAGCCACTCCAGCTGACGTTAGCCAGTTGCAGCACATCGGCCGCCAAACCTTTTTCGAGACGTTCGCTGCCAGCAACTCCGAAGAAAACATGCGCGCCTACCTGGAAGAAGGCTTTGCGGCCGAAAAGCTGACGGCCGAACTGCAAGAACCACACTCCTCCTTTTACTTCGCCGAGCAGGCCGGCCGCGTTATCGGCTACCTGAAAGTGAACACCGGCCCGGCGCAAACCGAGCAACACGCACCCAACGCCCTGGAACTCGAACGCATTTACGTGCTGCAGGAATTTCACGGTCAGCGGGTCGGGCAGCTGCTCTACGAGCAGGCCCTGCACCTGGCCACGCAGGCGCGGGCCGAGTGCCTGTGGCTCGGGGTGTGGGAAGAAAACCCGCGCGCCATCCGCTTCTATGAGAAAAACGGCTTTGTGGCTTTCGACAAGCACGTGTTCAAGCTCGGCGATGACGAGCAGACCGACATTATGATGAAGCTGCCCTTGCCTCACAACGGCTAG
- a CDS encoding Abi family protein — MNYYTKQPQTSAALIQLLLSRGLLIPDHARAIKYLESIGYYRLSGYMYPLQVPGKLHHFVAGISFDDVVSMYKFDKRLRAIVMEYMERIEVALRAKLTNSYSAVHGFFWYADASLFSDKSTAAAILYGIQEDFKLPKDQFLRAFKNNYPGEPLPPSQMALETLSLGELARLYKALTTDPIKLQIASDFRVAASSLETWFVWLTNVRNVCAHHSRLWNRNMSALRPHMPSRKAYKFAVPMPDDANTNMYGVVALMHRLLKSFNPNNTFARQVEALIQLHGVDATLMGFPPAWQTAAVWHHE; from the coding sequence ATGAACTACTACACGAAGCAGCCACAAACAAGCGCGGCGCTCATCCAGCTACTCCTGAGCCGGGGCCTGCTGATTCCGGACCATGCCCGGGCCATTAAGTACTTGGAGAGCATCGGGTACTACCGCCTTAGCGGCTACATGTACCCCTTGCAGGTGCCCGGCAAGTTGCACCACTTTGTGGCAGGCATAAGCTTCGATGATGTTGTGTCCATGTACAAATTCGATAAGCGACTGCGTGCTATCGTTATGGAGTATATGGAACGCATTGAAGTAGCCTTGCGAGCCAAATTGACTAACTCTTATAGCGCGGTCCACGGCTTCTTTTGGTACGCCGATGCTTCCTTATTCAGCGATAAATCGACGGCAGCCGCTATCCTCTATGGCATTCAGGAAGACTTTAAGCTACCCAAAGACCAGTTTCTGAGGGCGTTTAAAAACAATTACCCTGGGGAGCCGCTTCCGCCGTCGCAGATGGCGTTAGAAACTTTGTCGCTGGGTGAGCTGGCCCGCTTGTACAAGGCGCTCACCACCGACCCGATAAAATTGCAAATCGCCTCGGATTTCCGCGTAGCTGCTTCCTCGCTGGAGACTTGGTTTGTTTGGTTAACCAATGTGCGCAATGTGTGCGCGCACCACTCCCGACTCTGGAACCGAAACATGTCCGCGTTGCGCCCGCACATGCCTTCGCGCAAGGCCTACAAGTTCGCGGTGCCCATGCCCGATGATGCCAACACGAATATGTACGGCGTCGTGGCGCTCATGCACCGGCTGCTGAAGTCCTTCAATCCGAACAACACTTTTGCCCGCCAGGTCGAGGCATTGATTCAGCTCCATGGGGTGGACGCGACGCTTATGGGATTCCCGCCAGCTTGGCAAACCGCTGCGGTTTGGCATCACGAATAA